A window from Telopea speciosissima isolate NSW1024214 ecotype Mountain lineage chromosome 8, Tspe_v1, whole genome shotgun sequence encodes these proteins:
- the LOC122671316 gene encoding protein ABC transporter 1, mitochondrial: MAPVQDLRRLVNGVSLIAKEIAKRSQALQGAKTGDFETFLSSSVKKVILSATDLTSLTRGEVREFDKACPKETVVHFTSSTDSANSNSFHNERTTLVDQEKCVMSDIRSNESREFHDLEMYNQESTEKTLDSASSKSSGTGDTRPLGNSEANVISQECKSEDLPAKKDADQGYHQVAIPPVKRRRPRERRVPSTPFTRALGFAGLGAGLAWGTMKESTKRLVFGTGNSQDKQSALSPFLSEQNAERLALALCRMRGAALKLGQMLSIQDESLVPAPILAALDIVRQGADVMPRNQLNQVLDNELGPDWSTKLQSFDYEPLAAASIGQVHRAVTKDGLHVAMKIQYPGVADSIESDIENVKLLLDYTNLIPKGLYLDRAMKVAKEELSRECDYKLEASNQKRFRHLLSVTEGFYVPLVIDDISSRRVLTTEFVSGVPIDKVALLSQETRNYVGKKLLKLTLMELFVFRFMQTDPNWSNFLYDESTRMINLIDFGAARDYPKSFVNDYLRMVLACANCDKDVVIETSRRLGFLNGMESEIMLEAHVQAGFIVGLPFSKPGGYDFRSTNITQSISNLGATMLKHRLTPPPDEVYSLHRKLSGAFLVCIKLGAVVPCRELLLEVYEQYRFGDEDDDGEILSSGSIA, encoded by the exons ATGGCGCCGGTTCAGGACCTTCGCAGACTTGTTAATGGCGTCTCTCTGATAGCCAAAGAGATAGCAAAGCGTTCCCAAGCTCTCCAGGGTGCCAAAACTGGAGATTTTGAAACATTTCTTTCATCCTCCGTTAAGAAAGTTATCCTTTCGGCTACAGATTTGACCAGTCTTACCAGAGGAGAGGTTCGCGAATTTGATAAAGCCTGCCCCAAGGAAACCGTTGTTCACTTCACGAGCTCAACCGATTCCGCGAATTCAAACTCGTTTCACAATGAACGTACCACGCTGGTGGATCAAGAAAAATGCGTTATGTCCGATATTAGATCGAACGAAAGCAGGGAATTTCACGATCTGGAGATGTATAACCAAGAAAGCACTGAGAAAACTTTGGATTCGGCGTCTTCCAAGTCTAGTGGTACGGGAGATACCCGTCCTTTGGGGAATTCAGAAGCAAACGTTATATCGCAAGAATGCAAGTCTGAGGATTTGCCGGCGAAGAAGGACGCAGACCAAGGATATCATCAGGTGGCAATTCCACCTGTTAAGAGGAGGCGGCCACGAGAGAGGAGAGTCCCTTCGACACCCTTTACCAGAGCACTTGG GTTTGCTGGTTTGGGTGCTGGGCTTGCATGGGGAACAATGAAAGAGTCCACCAAGAGGCTTGTATTTGGGACAGGCAATTCACAAGACAAACAATCTGCCCTCTCACCATTCTTATCTGAACAAAATGCAGAGCGTTTGGCTCTTGCACTGTGTAGAATGCGTGGTGCAGCACTCAAATTGGGACAGATGTTGAGCATACAGGATGAATCACTTGTACCTGCTCCG ATATTGGCTGCTTTGGATATTGTTCGTCAAGGTGCAGATGTCATGCCTAGGAACCAGCTCAATCAAGTTTTGGATAATGAATTAGGTCCTGACTGGTCCACAAAGCTGCAGAGTTTTGATTATGAGCCACTGGCTGCTGCAAGTATAGGCCAG GTACATCGAGCTGTCACCAAGGATGGGTTGCATGTCGCAATGAAGATACAGTACCCTGGTGTCGCGGATAGCATTGAAAGTGATATTGAGAATGTGAAGCTACTTCTGGATTATACTAATCTTATTCCTAAAGGGCTTTATCTAGATAGAGCCATGAAG GTGGCTAAAGAGGAACTATCACGCGAATGTGATTATAAGTTGGAGGCAAGTAATCAAAAACGATTTCGTCATCTTCTGTCCGTCACTGAAGGATTCTATGTTCCACTTGTCATTGATGATATCTCAAGTAGAAGAGTCTTAACGACAGAATTTGTGTCTG GGGTTCCTATTGATAAGGTGGCCTTGTTATCCCAGGAGACTCGTAATTATGTTGGAAAAAAGTTGCTCAAGCTCACTTTGATGGAGTTATTTGTTTTTCGTTTTATGCAG ACTGATCCTAATTGGAGCAATTTTCTATATGATGAGAGCACAAGAATGATCAATCTCATTGACTTTGGGGCTGCTCGAGATTACCCAAAGAGTTTTGTTAATGACTACCTAAGAATG GTGCTTGCTTGTGCAAACTGTGATAAAGATGTGGTGATTGAAACGTCAAGGAGGCTTGGGTTCCTTAATGGAATGGAATCAGAAATAATGCTCGAGGCTCATGTCCAGGCTGGTTTTATTGTGGGTTTACCATTCTCGAAGCCAGGTGGGTATGATTTCCGCTCCACAAACATCACACAGAGCATTTCAAACCTTGGGGCAACAATGCTGAAGCACAGGCTGACCCCACCGCCAGATGAAGTCTACAGTCTTCACCGTAAGCTCTCAGGTGCCTTCTTGGTCTGTATCAAACTTGGAGCTGTTGTACCATGTAGGGAACTGTTGCTTGAAGTCTATGAGCAGTATCGATTtggtgatgaagatgatgatggagaGATCTTGTCCAGCGGCTCAATTGCATAA